The sequence GCATCCCGAATCCGCTGCGGGGTGGCGCGCCGGCGGCTGTTGCCGAAAATGACGGAAAGTCAGCCACGGCATCCTCCGCCCCTCCCCTGTTCGTCGGCAGTTTTGTCAACACCGAGATCAGCGGCCGGGCGCTGGATGAATATGCCGTGCTGCCGCTGGCAGCCCTGCAGGCGGGGAACGAGGTCTGGCTGGTGCGGGACGGCAAATTGCATATCGTCACCGTGGAAATATATCAGCGAACCGACAAGAGCGCGCTGATTAGCACCAAGGGACTGGGACCCGATCCGGTCGCCGTTACCGGCAATCTGAAGGTTGCGACCGAAGGCCTGCGCGTTCGGGTTGCCCAGCCGCGGACATCGGCTGCAGCTGCGAAGCCCGCCGCCAAGGCGGAACCAAAGGCCAAAGCGGTTAAATGACAGATTCAGCCAATCGAGATCCGTCCCTGCCGGAACAGCCGAGCACGGAGATATTGCAGCAGAGCGGCGTTGTCGCCTTCATGGCGCGCAACGGTGTCGCCGCCAATCTGCTGATGATATTCCTGATCGTCGCCGGTATCATGTCCTACCGGACGATTGTCCAGGAGGTGTTCGCGGAGAACAGTCTCGACACGATCCAGGTCAGCGTCGCCTATCCCGGCGCCACGCCGGACGAGGTAGAGGAGTCGATCGTCCAGAAGATCGAGGAAGCCGTCGAGGCGGTGGAGAATGTCAAACAGATCAAGTCGACTGCTGCCGAGAATACCGGATCGGTGTCGATCGAACTGGAACTGGGTACCGATATCGACCGGGCACTGGATGATGTCAAAGCCGAGATAGACCAGATCCAGTCCTTCCCCGCCGAAGCGGAAGAACCCAGCGTACGTGAACTGACCACGCGGCAAAGCGTCGTGCGCATCGCCATTTTCGGCGATGTTTCGGAAAGCGCGCTGAAGGAGACCGCCTATCGGCTGGAGGACTCGCTCGCTGCGCTGCCGGAAATCTCCTTCGTCGACACCAGCTCGATCCGCGATTACGAAGTGTCGATCGAGGTGCCGCAGGATACGCTGCAGGCTTTCGGGCTTTCGCTGAACGACATATCGCGCACCGTCGCCGCCAGCAGTCTCGACAGTCCCGCCGGCTCGATCGATACCGACAGCGAAGAAGTGCGCGTCCGGACCATCGGCCAGAATTACAACCAGCAGAATTTCGAAGACATCGTGCTGGTGAGCAACGAAAATGGCGCGCTGATCCGGCTTGGACAGATCGCGAATATCCGCGACGAGTTCGAGGATGCCGATCTCGTATCCCTGTACAACGGCAAGCCGGTGGCCTTTGTCGAGGTTTTCCGCAGCAGCGACGAGCGTGTGCTTGATGTGTCCCGCGCCACCAGGGAATATCTCGAAGGGCCGTTCGCCCACTCGCTGCCGGAGGGCATTTCCTATGCGATCTGGAGCGATGACAGCGAATTGCTGAACGACCGGCTGACGCTATTGCTGAAAAACGCGGCGATCGGTCTGTTTCTGGTGCTGATCGCACTTACCCTGTTTCTCGACATACGGCTCGCGGCCTGGACCGCGCTGGGCATCGGGGTTACATTTGTCGGCGCGATTTTCCTGCTCGATCTGGCGGGATCGAGCATCAACATGTTCTCCCTGTTCGGCTTCATACTGGCCCTCGGGCTGGTGGTCGATGACGCGATTGTCGTCGGCGAGAGCGTCTATGCCCGGCGCGAGGCCGGCCGCACCGGAATGGGCGCAGCGGTCAGCGGCGCCCGGCGGGTCACCATGCCGGTCATCTTTGCCGTTCTGACAACCGTTGCCGCCTTTTCCCCCCTGTTTGCGATCGGCGGCGTCATGGGCAAGATTCTGGCCGACATCCCGCTCGTCGTCGTGGCGGTCCTCTTCCTGTCGCTGGTTGAAAGCCTGTTGATTCTTCCCAATCATCTCAGCCACTTGCCGGCCCCCGGCACGCCGACACGCAATCCCGTCACCCGCTTTTTCGAACGGGTGCAGACCAAGGTCGATGTCGAATATCAGAAGTTCGTCAACGGACCGCTCGATCGGGCGGTCCGCTATGCCGTGCGCATGCCGTTCGTGATCCTCGCCGGCAGTCTGGCCCTGCTCATCCTGATCGGCTCGCTGATCCCGGCGGGCATTATCAAGAATTCCTTCTTTCCCGCTATCGAAGCCGATGTCGTCACCGCCAGTCTGGAAATGCCGACCGGAACAACAATTGCGGAGACCGAAAAAATGGCCCGCTTCATCGAGCAGAAGGGCCGCGAGACATTTGCGGAATTTGAAAAGCGGGAAGACGAGGACGCTGAGTCGCCCCTGCGCGGCATATTCACCCTGATCGGGCAGGAGCCCCGGAGCAGCGGCCCGGACTTCACAAATGGCGGCTTCTCCTCGAATATTGCCAGCGTCCAGTTCAGCTTCACCCCGGGGGACGAGCGCGCGCTGGCTTCCCGGGACTTTGAAAATGCATGGCGCGAAAAGGTCGGACCGGTCGTCGAAGCGCGCTCGCTGGTCTTCGCATCGGACCTGATATCGATCGGCGCGCCGGTCGATGTACAGCTTTCCGATCCCGATCCGGCGGTGGTGGAATCCGCCTCGCTGAAACTGATGGAGAGGCTGAACCGCTTTTCCGGCGTGTTCGATATCGAGAGCGATCAGGATCAGGGCCTCAAGGAAATCCAGTTGCGGCTGAAGCCCGAGGCGCGGTCGCTGGGCGTGACCCTTCAGGATGTCGCGCTGCAGGTGCGTGCCGCCTTCTTCGGTAGCGAGGCGCTGCGCGTACAGCGCGGGTCGGAAGACATGCGCGTCTATATCCGCTTGCCGGAAGAGGAACGCAATTCGATCATCGACGTCGAGCGCTTCCGCGTCCGCGTTCCGGGCGGTGAAGTCCCGCTCGCCACCTTGGCCGAGGTCTCCTTCGGCCAGGCCCCTGCGGTCATCCGCCGGACCGACGGCAGACGGATCACGACGGTAACCGCCGATATCGACACCAATATCGTCACCAGCCAGGAAATCGCCAAGCAACTGACCGACGAGATCATGCCCGAACTGCAGGCGGACTATCCGCAATTGCTGTACAGTTTCGGCGGCGAACAGCAGGAGCAGGAAGATTCCTTCGGTGATCTGGGTATCGCCTTTGGCGCGGCCTTGCTGATGATCTACGCGCTGCTGGCGATACCATTTCGCTCCTATATGCAGCCGCTGATCATCATGGCCGTGATCCCCTTTGGCATCATCGGCGCGCTGATCGGCCACCTGATTCTGGGACTGCCGCTCGGCGTACTCAGCATGTTCGGCATGATCGCCCTGTCCGGCGTGATCGTGAACGGGTCGCTGATCCTGATCGACTTTACCAACGAAAATCTCCGCGAGGGCATGGCAATCGAGGATGCAATCATCAGCGCAACCAAATCGCGGTTCCGGCCGATCATGCTGACCTCGCTGACGACCTTCCTGGGCGTCGCCCCGATCACCTTCGAGACCAGCCTACAGGCGCAGTTCCTGATCCCGATGTCGGCAAGCCTGGGTTTCGGCGTGTTGTTCGGAGCGATCATATTGCAACTGCTGATTCCCGCCATGACCATGATGGAATATAGCGCCAAGCAGCGGATCAAACGATATTGGAGCGACCTGTTTTCCCCCTCTGTCCCGGCCTGATGGCAGGGGACAGATACAATGGCCGGCCCGCGTGCCGCTACACTTGCGAGCCCGTGGCACATGGCGCTTCGGGCAGGAATGGATAACCACAAGACCAAATGAATGGAAAAAATATGGCACGACCAGAACCGAGAAATTTGAAAGTGACGGACAGCGTTCGCGTCACCCCCAATATGCACCGCGTGACACTGGGCGGTGACGGCTTGGCCGGTTTCCCCGCCGGCCAGAGCGGCGGCTATGTCAAGCTGATGCTGCCCGGGCCCGAAGGCGGGCGGCCTCTGGTGCGGACCTATACGATCCGCCACCAGTCAGAAAACGGCATAGCCGTCGATTTTGCCCTGCACGGGTCGGACGAGGATTCCGGGCCCGCGACAGGCTGGGCGCTCAAGGCGCAGCCGGGCGACATGATCCGGCTTGGCGGTCCCGGCGATGCCAAGCCGTTGCCCGAGGGGTGCGGACCATTCCTGCTGGTCGGTGACATGACCGCCCTGCCCGCCATTTCGGTCAATCTGGAAGCCCTGCCCGCGGACGCGACCGGGGATGCGATCCTGCTTGTCCGGGACGAGGCCGACAGGCAGGCGCTCACCAAGCCGGACGGCGTAACGGTCCACTGGCTGGTCGACGCCGATCTGGGCGCCAATCCCGCGCTTCTCGCCGATGCCGCGCGCGCGCTGCCTGCGGTGGGCGATCTGGCTTATGCCTGGGTTGCCTGCGAGTTCGAGGCGATGAAGCTGCTGCGTGAATATCTGCGCGTCGAGCAGGGTTTCGGGCCCGATCGCCTCTATATCTCAAGCTACTGGAAGCGCGGCCTGATCGAAGACGACCACAAGCAGATCAAGCGCGCCGATGCGCAGGCCGGCGGCTGATCGTCAGGCGGCCCCGCCCTGCTGCGGCAGGGGATGTTCGCGGTAAAATTCGACCTGCATCTTCATCGGACCGGTCAGCCTGACAAAATGCAGATCCTGCGGCGGGATCGGCGCGGGATTGTCGACGGTGACCAGACGCCGTGATGGCGGGTCGATGAAGACCAGCTCGACCTCGCCCTCCAGCACCCGCAGCAGCCCCCAGGTGCCGTCTTTGGTGCTATGCTCGTTGCGCAGCTTGTCGGGCAGGCTCTGTTCGTCGTATATCGGCGATGCGGCATAGGGGACCGCCGGCTCGGCGGGGCCGGCCATCAGACCAGCGCCCGGATAAAGGCAAAGGCGCAGGCGAAGACCGCCAGCAAGATCGGAACGGTCAAAATCTGGGCATGAACCGCCGCATCATCCATCCAGCCGGTCTGCGTATCAATGCCGCCGGTGGCATGAACCTGCGGCAATATTTCCCGTTCGCGTGCGCTGACTCTGTTCAACACCGCCGCCGTACCAAAATACATGACCGTATAGGCAATACTGATCAGCAGCGCGAATATCGCCGCCACGCCCCGGCCGGTGGCGACGAACAGGGCTCCGAAAAAGACGGCATAGGAACCGAACATCGTGGTCCATATCGACGCGGGCAGTTCAAAGGTCCGGCTTTCGTGCGCGGCCGCCCGATACCGGTCTGACAAACCCTGCATTTCCGCGTTGATCTCTGCCGCAACCGCCTGGCCGCCTTCGATCTGGAAATCCATCAGCATGACAATGTCTCCCTTGCAGAAGAGCCCGACCCGAGGCCGTCTCTTTGAACCTTGATGCCGGTGAGCAGGCTGGATGCGATCCGCCCGGCCGCCTCGCGAAAGACCTGGCCCGCCGCA comes from Sphingorhabdus sp. YGSMI21 and encodes:
- a CDS encoding siderophore-interacting protein codes for the protein MARPEPRNLKVTDSVRVTPNMHRVTLGGDGLAGFPAGQSGGYVKLMLPGPEGGRPLVRTYTIRHQSENGIAVDFALHGSDEDSGPATGWALKAQPGDMIRLGGPGDAKPLPEGCGPFLLVGDMTALPAISVNLEALPADATGDAILLVRDEADRQALTKPDGVTVHWLVDADLGANPALLADAARALPAVGDLAYAWVACEFEAMKLLREYLRVEQGFGPDRLYISSYWKRGLIEDDHKQIKRADAQAGG
- a CDS encoding efflux RND transporter permease subunit — protein: MTDSANRDPSLPEQPSTEILQQSGVVAFMARNGVAANLLMIFLIVAGIMSYRTIVQEVFAENSLDTIQVSVAYPGATPDEVEESIVQKIEEAVEAVENVKQIKSTAAENTGSVSIELELGTDIDRALDDVKAEIDQIQSFPAEAEEPSVRELTTRQSVVRIAIFGDVSESALKETAYRLEDSLAALPEISFVDTSSIRDYEVSIEVPQDTLQAFGLSLNDISRTVAASSLDSPAGSIDTDSEEVRVRTIGQNYNQQNFEDIVLVSNENGALIRLGQIANIRDEFEDADLVSLYNGKPVAFVEVFRSSDERVLDVSRATREYLEGPFAHSLPEGISYAIWSDDSELLNDRLTLLLKNAAIGLFLVLIALTLFLDIRLAAWTALGIGVTFVGAIFLLDLAGSSINMFSLFGFILALGLVVDDAIVVGESVYARREAGRTGMGAAVSGARRVTMPVIFAVLTTVAAFSPLFAIGGVMGKILADIPLVVVAVLFLSLVESLLILPNHLSHLPAPGTPTRNPVTRFFERVQTKVDVEYQKFVNGPLDRAVRYAVRMPFVILAGSLALLILIGSLIPAGIIKNSFFPAIEADVVTASLEMPTGTTIAETEKMARFIEQKGRETFAEFEKREDEDAESPLRGIFTLIGQEPRSSGPDFTNGGFSSNIASVQFSFTPGDERALASRDFENAWREKVGPVVEARSLVFASDLISIGAPVDVQLSDPDPAVVESASLKLMERLNRFSGVFDIESDQDQGLKEIQLRLKPEARSLGVTLQDVALQVRAAFFGSEALRVQRGSEDMRVYIRLPEEERNSIIDVERFRVRVPGGEVPLATLAEVSFGQAPAVIRRTDGRRITTVTADIDTNIVTSQEIAKQLTDEIMPELQADYPQLLYSFGGEQQEQEDSFGDLGIAFGAALLMIYALLAIPFRSYMQPLIIMAVIPFGIIGALIGHLILGLPLGVLSMFGMIALSGVIVNGSLILIDFTNENLREGMAIEDAIISATKSRFRPIMLTSLTTFLGVAPITFETSLQAQFLIPMSASLGFGVLFGAIILQLLIPAMTMMEYSAKQRIKRYWSDLFSPSVPA
- a CDS encoding DUF1971 domain-containing protein, encoding MAGPAEPAVPYAASPIYDEQSLPDKLRNEHSTKDGTWGLLRVLEGEVELVFIDPPSRRLVTVDNPAPIPPQDLHFVRLTGPMKMQVEFYREHPLPQQGGAA